Proteins found in one Geomonas subterranea genomic segment:
- the ispD gene encoding 2-C-methyl-D-erythritol 4-phosphate cytidylyltransferase, with the protein MARTFALIPAAGMGKRMGAGSNKQYLMLDGMPILARTVRTFQEAGCIDAIYLVSPEQEIPFCRSEVVERYGFTKVRAIVPGGSERQHSVYNGLRAIGDINPDDVVLIHDGVRPFVSVQMIEDAAAVARDAGASVVAVPVKDTVKVVRDGIITATPPRETLWLAQTPQAFRYGMIRAAHDQAAAAGFLGTDDASLLEWQGEPVRVVQGDYRNIKITTPEDMILAEAFLKEKN; encoded by the coding sequence TTGGCAAGAACGTTCGCGCTGATCCCCGCCGCCGGCATGGGAAAGAGGATGGGAGCAGGCTCCAACAAGCAGTACCTCATGCTGGACGGAATGCCCATCCTCGCCCGCACCGTCCGGACATTCCAGGAAGCCGGCTGCATCGACGCGATCTACCTGGTCTCCCCGGAACAAGAGATCCCCTTTTGCCGCAGCGAGGTGGTCGAACGCTACGGCTTCACCAAGGTCCGGGCCATCGTCCCCGGGGGGAGCGAGCGTCAGCACTCGGTGTACAACGGGCTGCGCGCCATCGGGGATATCAACCCCGACGACGTGGTGCTGATCCACGACGGGGTGCGCCCCTTCGTCTCCGTGCAGATGATCGAGGACGCCGCCGCCGTCGCTAGGGATGCCGGAGCCTCGGTGGTCGCCGTCCCGGTGAAGGACACGGTCAAGGTGGTCCGCGACGGGATCATCACCGCTACGCCGCCGCGCGAAACGCTCTGGCTCGCACAGACGCCGCAGGCTTTCCGCTACGGCATGATCCGCGCTGCGCACGACCAGGCTGCCGCAGCCGGTTTTTTAGGAACCGACGACGCCTCGCTCCTGGAATGGCAGGGGGAGCCGGTCCGGGTGGTGCAGGGCGACTACCGCAACATAAAGATCACCACGCCCGAGGACATGATCCTCGCCGAGGCGTTTTTGAAGGAGAAGAACTGA
- a CDS encoding ribbon-helix-helix protein, CopG family produces the protein MGRMRENPRYNVISMRISDAERETLEAIMDSTKKSVSDIMREAMELVKARSAELNQKAA, from the coding sequence ATGGGCAGAATGAGAGAGAACCCCAGGTACAATGTCATTTCCATGAGGATCAGCGACGCAGAGCGTGAGACCCTCGAAGCAATCATGGACTCCACCAAGAAAAGCGTTTCCGACATCATGAGGGAAGCGATGGAACTCGTGAAGGCGAGAAGCGCTGAGCTGAACCAGAAGGCGGCCTAG
- a CDS encoding GntR family transcriptional regulator — protein MKKNVEKHLTLRERILETIRDAIMSGALKPGEKVAEPELAARFGISRTPIREAFRQLESEGYLSVIPRKGALVASFSAKDVEEFYAIKSILEGYAARKACSLLSTREINKLEAINEKLREIAEEGDVRHFFKVHNSFHDLFIKGAGNDKLHDMIAQLLKKFQRLRLASLMKPGRMQLSVEEHEKIIEAFRKRDPVMAEMLVQKNAEYGGKVLIEEDAAAAEAWTCKGLDL, from the coding sequence ATGAAGAAGAATGTCGAGAAGCACCTTACCCTTAGAGAACGGATACTTGAGACGATCCGCGATGCCATCATGTCAGGAGCCCTCAAGCCGGGAGAAAAGGTAGCTGAACCCGAACTCGCAGCCCGTTTCGGCATCAGCCGCACCCCCATCCGCGAAGCGTTCCGCCAGTTGGAATCCGAAGGGTACCTTTCCGTCATACCGCGCAAAGGGGCGCTGGTCGCCAGTTTCTCCGCGAAAGACGTCGAAGAGTTCTACGCCATAAAGAGCATTCTTGAAGGCTACGCCGCCCGCAAGGCCTGCAGCCTGCTCAGCACCAGGGAGATAAACAAGCTGGAAGCGATCAACGAGAAGTTGCGCGAGATCGCGGAGGAAGGCGACGTACGTCATTTCTTCAAGGTACACAACAGCTTCCACGACCTCTTCATCAAGGGAGCCGGCAACGACAAGCTGCACGACATGATCGCCCAGTTGCTGAAGAAGTTCCAGCGGCTGCGCCTGGCGTCGCTCATGAAGCCGGGCCGGATGCAGCTCTCGGTGGAGGAACACGAGAAGATCATCGAGGCTTTCCGCAAGCGTGATCCGGTCATGGCCGAGATGCTGGTGCAGAAAAATGCCGAGTATGGCGGCAAGGTGCTGATCGAGGAAGACGCCGCCGCCGCTGAAGCATGGACCTGCAAAGGGCTCGATCTGTAA
- a CDS encoding glutamine--tRNA ligase/YqeY domain fusion protein, protein MTTEETPVVEKAANFIRNIVTDDLKNGKHQSIVTRFPPEPNGYLHIGHAKSICLNFGLARDFGGRCHLRFDDTNPTKEDIEYEDSIKENVKWLGFDWGQHMYYASDYFEKFYQYAQILIEKGLAYVDSSSADEIRAMRGTLSEPGKESPYRNREVAENLDLFARMRAGEFEDGTQVLRLKIDMASPNINLRDPVIYRIKKVDHHRTGDAWCIYPMYDYAHCISDAIEGITHSICTLEFEDHRPLYDWVLDQLPVPCHPRQIEFARLNLNYTVMSKRKLLELVQEKLVDGWDDPRMPTLVGIRRRGFTPESIRAFCETIGVGKSDSLIDMSILEDAVREDLNLRAPRAMAVLRPLKVVIEGYPEGETEEFEAANHPNNPEMGSRMVPFGKTVYIERDDFQEEPAKGFFRMAPGKEVRLRYAYIVKCESVVKDENGEVVEVHCSYDPGSRGGSAPDGRKIKGTIHWVSAEHAVNAEVRLYDRLFSTPNPGGKNEPDYRTSLNPNSIEVLNGCKLEPSLAAATQEDRFQFERLGYFCPDLKDSRPGALVFNRTATLRDSWNDGKR, encoded by the coding sequence ATGACTACAGAAGAAACCCCGGTCGTCGAAAAGGCGGCCAACTTCATCCGGAACATCGTCACCGACGATCTGAAAAACGGCAAGCACCAGAGCATCGTCACCCGCTTTCCGCCCGAACCCAACGGGTACCTGCACATCGGGCACGCCAAGTCGATCTGCCTCAACTTCGGCCTGGCCCGCGACTTCGGCGGCCGCTGCCACCTGCGCTTCGACGACACCAACCCCACCAAGGAGGACATCGAGTACGAGGACTCCATCAAGGAGAACGTGAAGTGGCTCGGCTTCGACTGGGGCCAGCACATGTACTACGCGTCCGACTACTTCGAAAAGTTCTACCAGTACGCGCAGATCCTCATCGAGAAGGGGCTCGCCTACGTCGACAGCAGCAGCGCCGATGAGATCCGCGCCATGCGCGGTACCCTGAGCGAGCCGGGGAAGGAGAGCCCGTACCGCAACCGCGAAGTCGCAGAGAACCTCGACCTCTTCGCCCGCATGCGCGCCGGCGAATTCGAGGACGGCACCCAGGTGCTGCGCCTGAAGATCGACATGGCATCCCCCAACATCAACCTGCGCGACCCTGTCATCTACCGCATCAAGAAGGTCGACCACCACAGGACCGGCGACGCCTGGTGCATCTACCCGATGTACGACTACGCGCACTGCATCTCCGACGCCATCGAGGGGATCACCCACTCCATCTGCACCCTGGAGTTCGAGGATCACCGCCCGCTCTACGACTGGGTGCTGGACCAGCTCCCGGTCCCCTGCCACCCGCGGCAGATCGAGTTCGCACGCCTGAACCTGAACTACACGGTGATGAGCAAGAGAAAACTCCTCGAACTGGTCCAGGAGAAACTCGTCGACGGGTGGGACGACCCGCGCATGCCGACCCTCGTGGGGATCAGGCGCCGCGGCTTCACCCCCGAATCCATCCGCGCCTTCTGCGAGACCATCGGCGTGGGCAAGAGCGACAGCCTGATCGACATGAGCATCCTCGAGGACGCGGTGCGCGAGGACCTGAACCTGCGTGCCCCGCGCGCCATGGCGGTGCTGCGCCCCCTCAAGGTCGTCATCGAGGGGTACCCGGAAGGGGAGACCGAGGAGTTCGAGGCGGCCAACCACCCCAACAACCCCGAAATGGGGAGCCGCATGGTTCCCTTCGGAAAGACCGTGTACATCGAGCGCGACGATTTCCAGGAGGAACCGGCCAAGGGGTTCTTCAGGATGGCGCCGGGCAAGGAAGTGCGGCTGCGTTACGCCTACATCGTGAAATGCGAGTCGGTGGTGAAGGACGAGAATGGCGAGGTGGTCGAGGTGCACTGCAGCTACGACCCGGGCTCCCGCGGCGGCAGCGCCCCGGACGGCCGCAAGATCAAGGGAACCATCCACTGGGTCAGCGCCGAGCATGCCGTCAACGCCGAGGTGCGCCTCTACGACCGGCTGTTCAGCACACCCAACCCCGGCGGGAAGAACGAGCCGGACTACCGCACCTCGCTGAACCCGAACTCCATCGAGGTGCTCAACGGTTGCAAGCTGGAGCCGTCGCTGGCCGCGGCCACCCAGGAGGACCGCTTCCAGTTCGAGCGACTGGGATACTTCTGCCCCGACCTCAAGGACTCCCGTCCCGGCGCGCTGGTTTTCAACCGGACCGCCACGCTGCGCGACTCCTGGAACGACGGCAAGCGGTAA
- the ispF gene encoding 2-C-methyl-D-erythritol 2,4-cyclodiphosphate synthase: protein MRIGHGYDVHRLVEGRKLVLGGVDVPYVKGLLGHSDADVLLHAISDAILGAIGEGDIGKHFPDTDPAYKGADSRKLLRHVMDLAERKEYIIGNVDATIVAQRPKLAPFIQQMRRNIAETLGTGEDRVNVKATTTEELGFAGRGEGIAAYSVALLAKKG from the coding sequence ATGCGCATCGGACACGGCTACGACGTACACAGACTGGTAGAGGGGCGCAAACTGGTCCTGGGAGGGGTAGATGTCCCGTACGTGAAGGGGCTTCTCGGGCACTCCGACGCCGACGTGCTGCTGCACGCCATCTCCGACGCCATCCTGGGCGCCATCGGCGAGGGGGACATCGGCAAGCACTTCCCGGACACCGATCCCGCTTACAAGGGGGCCGACAGCCGGAAACTCCTGCGCCACGTCATGGACCTGGCCGAGCGCAAGGAGTACATAATCGGCAACGTCGACGCCACCATCGTGGCGCAGCGCCCCAAGCTCGCCCCCTTCATCCAGCAGATGAGACGGAACATCGCGGAGACGCTGGGCACCGGGGAGGACCGGGTCAACGTGAAGGCGACCACCACCGAGGAGCTCGGTTTCGCCGGCCGGGGCGAGGGGATCGCAGCCTACTCGGTGGCGCTTTTGGCTAAAAAAGGGTAA
- the selA gene encoding L-seryl-tRNA(Sec) selenium transferase — MIPKVDRVLEWEAVRTLLSGQPRELVLKAVRIVLDRLRGGARAGGLNDDAFGEAAVCAEVARELRLLTQPSLKRVINGSGIVIHTNLGRSILPEAARDALNTIAFSYSNLEFNLDEGVRGSRYSHVEALLCELTGAEAAIVVNNNAAAVLLTLSAMAAGREAVVSRGELVEIGGSFRIPEVMKLSGVTLKEVGTTNRTHPKDYLGAVNENTAVFLKVHCSNFAVLGFTKEVTAEEMVELGKQAGVPVLADMGSGNLVDLSNRLPCPEPTVQDFVRAGVDVITFSGDKLLGGPQAGIIVGKKPFIEAMKKHQLLRALRMDKLTLASLEATLALYRDEMVALKEVPTLRMLTATLPELTARARKITGRLRRRTPDAVSFKLSEGFSQAGGGTLPLLNLPTMLIEVAVEGLTPNDIEARLRGMEIPVIGRINKNAFLLDPRTLQDADLDDLAAALGALAG; from the coding sequence ATGATCCCCAAGGTTGACCGCGTGCTCGAATGGGAGGCGGTGCGCACGCTTCTTTCCGGGCAGCCGCGGGAGCTGGTCCTGAAGGCGGTAAGGATCGTGCTGGACCGGCTGCGCGGCGGTGCCCGCGCCGGCGGACTCAACGACGACGCCTTTGGCGAAGCCGCCGTCTGCGCCGAGGTTGCGCGTGAGCTGCGGCTGCTGACCCAGCCGAGCCTGAAGCGGGTCATCAACGGCTCCGGCATCGTGATCCACACCAACCTCGGGCGCTCCATTCTCCCCGAGGCGGCGCGCGACGCGCTGAACACGATCGCCTTTTCCTATTCCAATCTCGAATTCAACCTCGACGAGGGTGTCCGCGGCAGCCGCTACAGCCACGTGGAGGCGCTTTTGTGCGAGCTGACCGGCGCCGAGGCGGCCATCGTGGTGAACAACAACGCCGCGGCCGTCCTCCTCACGCTGAGTGCCATGGCGGCCGGGCGCGAGGCCGTGGTGTCGCGCGGGGAGCTGGTGGAAATCGGCGGGTCCTTCCGGATCCCCGAGGTCATGAAGCTGTCCGGCGTGACCCTGAAGGAGGTCGGCACCACCAACCGGACCCATCCCAAGGATTACCTCGGCGCGGTGAACGAGAACACCGCCGTCTTCCTCAAGGTGCACTGCAGCAACTTCGCCGTGCTCGGCTTCACGAAGGAGGTCACCGCGGAGGAGATGGTCGAGCTGGGGAAACAGGCTGGAGTGCCGGTTCTGGCCGACATGGGAAGCGGCAACCTGGTCGACCTTTCCAACCGGCTCCCCTGCCCCGAACCGACGGTCCAGGACTTCGTCCGCGCCGGGGTCGACGTGATCACCTTCAGCGGGGACAAACTTTTGGGCGGTCCCCAGGCCGGCATCATAGTCGGGAAGAAGCCGTTCATCGAGGCCATGAAGAAGCACCAGCTGCTGCGCGCGCTCAGGATGGACAAGCTGACCCTGGCAAGCCTCGAGGCGACGCTCGCCCTCTATCGCGACGAGATGGTGGCGCTGAAGGAAGTGCCGACCTTGCGCATGCTGACCGCAACCCTCCCCGAGCTGACCGCCCGGGCCAGGAAGATCACCGGCCGGCTGCGCCGCCGCACTCCGGACGCCGTCAGCTTCAAGCTCAGCGAGGGGTTCTCCCAGGCGGGGGGAGGGACGCTGCCGCTGTTGAACCTCCCCACCATGCTGATCGAGGTTGCGGTCGAGGGGCTCACTCCCAACGACATCGAGGCAAGGCTGCGCGGGATGGAGATCCCCGTGATCGGGCGCATCAACAAGAACGCCTTCCTGCTCGACCCGAGAACCCTGCAGGACGCCGACCTGGACGATTTGGCAGCGGCGCTGGGCGCACTCGCCGGCTGA
- a CDS encoding potassium channel family protein, which yields MDPVRHFKISIGVLLLLLTVGTCGYMTLEGWSLLDALYMTVITLGTVGFREVHDLSHVGKVFTMMLIFFGVGVIGYIVGSLAQIMFEGQFQRIIGRKKVEKAIAALDGHYIICGFGRIGSLICKEFAAKPLPFVVVEKDIEMIAQMEQDGHGYLFLPGDATIDDVLLRAGIKKAKGLISVVTSDTENVYITLTARGLNPDLFILARAGEEGSELKLKRAGANKVVSPYLIGGSRMAQAILRPTVVDFIEIATGREHMELQMEEILIPAHTGFIGETLASSGFRKETGVIIVGVKKQTGKMVFNPESHTKIEAHDTLIVLGEPAAIQKLDQLVRCDSCAEELIKKHRKKDD from the coding sequence ATGGACCCGGTACGACATTTCAAGATATCCATCGGTGTGCTGTTGCTGTTGCTTACCGTTGGCACCTGCGGCTACATGACGCTGGAAGGGTGGAGCCTGCTCGACGCCCTGTACATGACGGTGATCACCCTGGGAACCGTCGGCTTCCGCGAGGTCCACGACCTGAGCCACGTCGGCAAGGTTTTCACCATGATGCTGATCTTCTTCGGCGTCGGCGTCATCGGTTACATCGTGGGGAGCCTGGCCCAGATCATGTTCGAGGGGCAGTTCCAGCGGATCATCGGGAGGAAAAAGGTGGAAAAGGCCATTGCCGCCCTGGACGGGCACTACATCATCTGCGGTTTCGGGCGCATAGGCTCGCTGATCTGCAAGGAGTTCGCCGCCAAGCCGCTTCCTTTCGTGGTGGTGGAGAAGGACATCGAGATGATCGCCCAGATGGAGCAGGACGGCCACGGCTACCTGTTCCTGCCCGGCGACGCGACCATCGACGACGTGCTCCTGAGGGCGGGAATCAAGAAGGCCAAGGGGCTCATCTCCGTGGTCACCTCGGATACCGAGAACGTCTACATCACGCTGACGGCGCGGGGGCTCAACCCCGACCTCTTCATCCTGGCACGCGCCGGCGAAGAGGGGAGCGAGCTGAAGCTGAAGCGGGCCGGCGCCAACAAGGTCGTTTCCCCCTACCTCATCGGTGGTTCCAGGATGGCCCAGGCGATCCTGCGCCCCACCGTGGTGGATTTCATCGAAATCGCAACCGGACGGGAGCACATGGAGCTGCAGATGGAGGAGATCCTGATCCCTGCGCACACCGGCTTCATCGGCGAGACGCTGGCCAGTTCAGGCTTTCGCAAGGAGACCGGCGTCATCATCGTCGGGGTCAAGAAACAGACCGGAAAGATGGTGTTCAACCCGGAATCCCACACCAAGATAGAGGCGCACGACACGCTGATCGTGCTGGGGGAACCGGCGGCGATACAGAAGCTGGACCAGCTGGTCCGCTGCGACAGCTGCGCCGAGGAACTGATCAAAAAACACAGGAAAAAAGATGACTAA
- the cysS gene encoding cysteine--tRNA ligase, which yields MALRVYNTLTGSKEEFVPINPGKVGMYVCGVTVYDHCHIGHARANVVFDMIYRYLQAKGLDVTYVRNYTDIDDKIINRANRDGVPYNEISERFIEEFDKDMARLMLQLPTFQPKATEHIPEIIALVQRLIDKGYAYASGSDVFFRVDRFEGYLKLSKRNLEDMQAGARIEVDEKKEHPMDFALWKGAKPGEPYWESPWGHGRPGWHIECSAMSTKFLGDTLDIHGGGKDLIFPHHENEIAQSEAASGKPFVKYWLHNGFVNINSEKMSKSLGNFFTIKDVLERYDAEVLRFFLLSAHYRSPIDFSDQNLKEAELGLERIYKALAGIDERLAAGTDHAATEESAELEEKCGSIGARFTEAMDDDFNTAMALGHVFDLVRSINRALPVSPLELLARVKREVANIATTLGVCDSVPVEFMQRMKDRKTSDMEIPVEEIEALIAERAEARKAKDFKRSDEIRDLLLAKNIVLLDGKEGTTWSVK from the coding sequence ATGGCTTTACGCGTCTACAACACCCTTACGGGCAGCAAGGAAGAATTCGTACCGATCAACCCCGGCAAGGTCGGCATGTACGTCTGCGGCGTAACGGTTTACGACCACTGCCACATCGGGCACGCCCGCGCGAACGTCGTCTTCGACATGATCTACCGCTACCTGCAGGCCAAGGGGCTCGACGTCACCTACGTCCGCAACTACACCGACATCGACGACAAGATCATCAACCGCGCCAACCGCGACGGCGTCCCCTACAACGAGATCTCCGAGCGCTTCATCGAGGAGTTCGACAAGGACATGGCGCGGCTCATGCTGCAGCTCCCCACCTTCCAGCCCAAGGCGACCGAGCATATCCCGGAGATCATCGCGCTGGTGCAGAGGCTGATCGACAAAGGGTACGCCTACGCGTCCGGCTCCGACGTCTTCTTCCGGGTGGACCGCTTCGAGGGGTACCTGAAACTCTCCAAGAGGAACCTCGAGGACATGCAGGCAGGGGCCCGCATCGAGGTGGACGAGAAGAAAGAGCACCCGATGGACTTCGCGCTCTGGAAGGGCGCCAAGCCGGGCGAGCCGTACTGGGAATCCCCCTGGGGCCACGGCAGGCCCGGCTGGCACATCGAGTGCTCCGCCATGAGCACCAAGTTCCTGGGCGATACCCTCGACATCCACGGCGGGGGGAAAGACCTCATCTTCCCGCACCACGAGAATGAAATAGCCCAGTCCGAGGCTGCGTCCGGCAAGCCTTTCGTCAAGTACTGGCTGCACAACGGCTTCGTGAACATCAACTCCGAAAAGATGTCCAAGTCGCTCGGCAACTTCTTCACCATCAAGGACGTGCTGGAGCGTTACGACGCCGAGGTGCTCCGCTTCTTCCTGCTTTCGGCGCACTACCGCTCCCCGATCGACTTCTCGGACCAGAACCTCAAGGAAGCGGAGCTAGGCCTGGAAAGGATCTACAAGGCACTGGCGGGGATCGACGAGCGCCTGGCGGCCGGGACCGACCACGCCGCCACCGAGGAGAGCGCAGAACTGGAGGAGAAGTGCGGCAGCATCGGAGCCCGCTTCACCGAGGCGATGGATGATGACTTCAACACCGCCATGGCGCTCGGGCACGTCTTCGACCTTGTGCGCAGCATCAACCGCGCCCTGCCGGTCTCGCCGCTGGAACTGCTCGCGCGCGTGAAGCGGGAAGTCGCCAACATCGCGACGACCCTCGGGGTGTGCGACTCGGTGCCCGTGGAGTTCATGCAGCGTATGAAGGACCGCAAGACCTCGGATATGGAAATTCCGGTTGAGGAAATAGAGGCTTTGATAGCCGAGCGCGCCGAGGCCCGGAAGGCGAAGGACTTTAAGCGCAGCGACGAGATCAGGGACCTGCTGCTCGCTAAGAACATCGTCCTTTTGGACGGCAAGGAAGGGACCACCTGGTCGGTGAAGTAG
- a CDS encoding energy-coupling factor ABC transporter ATP-binding protein yields MRISVNLESYKYPDGTVALSDMQLRIARGEFAGILGSNGSGKTTLLKIMDGLIKGYRGEVLLDGDNVLRLHPRDIYRKVGLVFQNPDDQLFAGNVFEDAAFGPRNMGCAEAEVKSRVDAALASVDMSEFAGKGIHNLSYGQKKRVCIAGLLAMGHEILLLDEPTAGLDPMGEYRMMELLTRLNRDQGVTIVMATHSVDLVPIFLHQLHILSKGRLVRGGTPEEVFTAPEELANVKLRLPHIAELIYQLKHEEGLPFSRLPLTIGEARREMVEAMSRKR; encoded by the coding sequence ATCAGAATATCCGTCAACCTCGAAAGCTATAAGTATCCTGACGGAACCGTTGCCCTCTCGGACATGCAGCTCCGGATCGCCCGGGGGGAGTTCGCCGGCATCCTCGGCTCCAACGGCTCGGGGAAAACGACGCTGCTGAAGATCATGGACGGCCTGATCAAGGGGTACCGTGGCGAGGTGCTCCTGGATGGCGACAACGTGCTCCGACTGCACCCGCGCGACATCTACCGCAAGGTCGGACTCGTGTTCCAAAACCCGGACGATCAGCTCTTCGCCGGCAACGTCTTCGAGGACGCCGCCTTCGGTCCGCGCAACATGGGATGTGCCGAGGCCGAGGTGAAAAGCCGCGTGGACGCCGCACTGGCGAGCGTCGACATGTCGGAGTTCGCCGGGAAGGGTATCCACAACCTGAGCTACGGCCAGAAGAAGCGGGTCTGCATCGCCGGGCTTCTCGCCATGGGGCACGAGATCCTGCTCCTGGACGAGCCGACCGCCGGGCTGGATCCCATGGGCGAGTACCGGATGATGGAGCTCTTGACCCGGTTGAACCGGGACCAGGGCGTCACCATCGTTATGGCGACCCACAGCGTCGACCTGGTGCCCATCTTCCTGCACCAGCTCCATATCCTGAGCAAAGGGCGCCTGGTCCGGGGCGGCACCCCAGAAGAGGTGTTCACCGCACCGGAAGAACTGGCCAACGTCAAGCTGCGCCTCCCCCACATCGCCGAACTTATCTACCAGCTGAAACACGAGGAGGGGCTTCCCTTCAGCCGCCTCCCCCTCACCATCGGCGAGGCGCGCCGGGAGATGGTGGAGGCGATGTCCCGAAAACGATGA
- a CDS encoding transglutaminase-like domain-containing protein, whose product MTTTARFPFTLRFMAVLAMVLLPLQLLAAAPLPKLAAPPEGERWYSIIMGDEQVGFGQTTVTRTASGYQISSRSSVKMKVMGFSREASSTESYQVAPDLTLRSFQVQNRIDGSPVDIDGAVTPKGITVHTRSANGNKERTLKVKGPVYPPHALNLYPLMKGTVPGKTYKIKYLDPEAVKVKEAKVEVIGPETLDGKQVVHLKNDLYTMVDNDIWVDLAGNVLKESVRDGLVVTLARDEATAKAELAEAAMGKKDLVYDFSLIRVTPPLEHPERLQKLLLQITGIPAEQRLLQGTWQRAERQPDGSVIFVLPNPGPAAEEIPTQADLNPGERTPSDNPEIVSRMRAVVGDEKDPAKKIARLAAWVAAQIKADVIDSQSPLETLQKGRGNCQSHARLYVSLARAAGIPTRFVSGLVYQGDGFLYHSWAESYLEGKWVPVDPTFNQVPADVTHIKLIEGESLDEMGSIAGMIGRARAKVLEKR is encoded by the coding sequence ATGACAACCACGGCACGTTTCCCATTCACACTACGGTTCATGGCGGTACTGGCCATGGTCCTCTTGCCGCTCCAGCTCCTCGCGGCCGCCCCACTCCCCAAACTGGCTGCCCCCCCCGAAGGGGAGCGCTGGTACAGCATCATCATGGGAGACGAGCAGGTCGGCTTCGGCCAGACCACCGTGACACGCACCGCCAGCGGCTACCAGATCTCCTCCCGCAGCAGCGTGAAGATGAAGGTCATGGGGTTCTCCCGCGAGGCTAGCTCCACCGAATCCTATCAGGTGGCACCCGACCTGACCCTGCGCTCGTTCCAGGTTCAAAACCGTATCGATGGAAGCCCGGTCGACATCGACGGGGCTGTGACCCCCAAAGGGATCACGGTGCACACGCGCTCGGCCAACGGCAACAAGGAGCGGACCCTGAAGGTGAAGGGGCCGGTGTACCCTCCGCACGCCTTGAACCTGTACCCGCTCATGAAGGGCACCGTGCCGGGAAAAACCTATAAAATCAAGTACCTCGACCCGGAAGCGGTGAAGGTGAAGGAGGCGAAGGTCGAGGTAATCGGCCCGGAAACGCTGGACGGGAAGCAGGTGGTACACCTTAAAAACGACCTCTACACCATGGTGGACAACGACATCTGGGTAGACCTGGCGGGTAACGTTCTGAAGGAATCGGTGCGGGACGGGTTGGTAGTCACGCTTGCCCGCGACGAGGCGACCGCGAAGGCCGAACTCGCGGAAGCGGCCATGGGCAAAAAGGACCTCGTCTACGACTTCAGCCTGATCCGCGTCACGCCTCCCCTGGAGCATCCCGAGCGGCTGCAGAAACTGTTGCTGCAGATAACGGGGATACCGGCGGAGCAGCGCCTGCTGCAGGGAACGTGGCAAAGGGCCGAGCGCCAGCCGGACGGCAGCGTCATCTTCGTCCTCCCGAACCCCGGCCCTGCCGCAGAAGAAATTCCCACCCAGGCCGACCTCAACCCCGGCGAGCGGACGCCCAGCGACAACCCAGAGATCGTCTCGCGCATGAGGGCGGTCGTCGGGGACGAGAAGGATCCGGCCAAGAAGATCGCCCGCCTGGCGGCGTGGGTGGCCGCCCAGATCAAAGCCGACGTGATCGATTCCCAGTCGCCTTTGGAGACCTTGCAGAAGGGCCGCGGCAACTGTCAAAGCCACGCGCGGCTCTACGTCTCCCTGGCGCGGGCCGCCGGCATCCCTACCCGCTTCGTGTCCGGCCTCGTGTACCAAGGCGACGGGTTCTTGTACCACAGCTGGGCCGAGAGTTACCTGGAAGGGAAATGGGTCCCGGTCGATCCGACCTTCAACCAGGTCCCCGCCGACGTCACGCACATCAAGCTGATCGAGGGGGAATCGCTGGACGAGATGGGGAGCATCGCCGGCATGATCGGCCGGGCGCGGGCCAAGGTCCTCGAGAAGCGATAG